The sequence CTGGTGCGTCGATAGTGATTAATAAATCACCAACAACAGAAACAGTACCTTCAGTTACATGAACTTCTAATACAGTACCTGTTACAGGACTTGGAATTTCTTCAACACTTTTATCATTTTGAACTTCTAACAATGGCTCATCTTCTTCGATTTTATCGCCTGGTTTTACAAACCATTTTACGATTTCGCCTTCGTGAATACCTTCACCGATATCTGGTAATTTGAATTTAAATGACACTTTTATCCATCCCCTAACATTTCTATTAGTTTAAGCAATCACACAGAAAACATGCGATTGCTTATACTGTTTATATCTTTCAAGTTACAACGTTTCTAAATTAGAAAGAAAGAACTTCTTTAGCTTTGTTGTAAATATCTGTTTTGTTTGGTAACCAAGCAGTTTCAGCTTGAGCAAATGGGAACACTGAATCAGCAGCTGTTACACGGCCAACTGGTGCTTCCAAGCTAAGGATTGCACGATCGTTAATTTCAGCAACAACATGTGCTGCAACACCTGCTTGTTTTTGAGCTTCTTGAATAACAACCACGTGGTTAGTTTTTTCAATAGAAGTAACAAGTGTTTCAGTATCGATTGGGCTAACAGTACGTAAATCGATAACTTCTGCAGAAATACCTTCTTTTTCAAGATCTTCAGCAGCTTTTAATGATTCTTGAACCATTGCGCCATAAGCGATAAGAGTAATGTCAGTACCTTCACGACGGATGTTTGCTTTACCAAGAGGTACAGTGTAAGAACCTTCTGGAACATCTTCACGGAATGAACGGTAAAGTTTCATGTGCTCTAAAAATACAACTGGATCGTTATCACGAATAGCAGAGATTAATAAACCTTTTGCTTCGTAAGGAGTTGATGGAATAACAACTTTAAGACCAGGAGTTTGAGCCATTAATCCTTCTAAACTATCAGCATGCATTTCAGGAGTATGTACACCACCACCGAAAGGCGCGCGGAAAACAACTGGCATGTTACGAGTGTTACCTGAACGGTAACGAGTACGGGCTACTTGGCCAGCTACTTGGTCAAATACTTCGAATACAAAACCGAAGAATTGAATTTCAGCTACTGGACGGAAACCTTTGTATGCTAAACCGTTTGCTAAACCACCAATTGCAGATTCTGCAAGGGGTGTATCGAAGACGCGGTCAACGCCAAATTCTTTTTGTAAGTTTTCAGTTGCACGGAAAACACCGCCGTTGTTACCAACATCTTCACCAAAAACAAGTACGTTTTCATCGTTACGTAATTCTGTTGCAAGCGCATCAGTGATCGCTTGAATCATCGTCATTTGTGCCATGTTATTTCGACTCCTTTTCAGTGTAGATTGCAATTTGCTCTGCGATATTAGAAGTAGGCGCTTCAAACATGTTATTTAATAAGTCTGTAACTTTTTGTTTTGGAATCGCATCTGCTTCTTTGATTGCTTCTTTGATTTCTTCTTTAGCGCGTTCGATAACAGCTTCTTCTTGCTCTACTGTCCATAAGTTTTTAGACTCTAAGAATTTACGGAAACGAACGATTGGATCTTTCAATAACCATTCTTCATCCATTTCTTTAGTACGGTAACGAGTTGGATCATCACCAGCTAATGTATGTGGACCAAAACGGTAAGTTAATGTTTCGATAACAGTTGGGCCTTCACCATTGATAGCACGTTCACGCGCTTCACGAGTAACTGCATAAACAGCTAATGGATCCATACCATCAACAACAACACCAGGTACTCCAGCAGCAACAGCTTTTTGAGCTAATGTTGGTGCAGCAGTTTGCAATTCACGAGGAACTGAGATAGCGAAGCCGTTGTTTTGGATAACGAAGATTGCAGGTGATTTAAATGCACTTGCAAAGTTGATTCCTTCATAGAAATCACCTTGTGAAGAACCACCATCACCTGTATAAGTGATAGCAACACTTTTTTCACCGCGTTTTTGAATACCAAGAGCAACACCAGCAGTTTGTACATACTGAGCACCAATGATAATTTGTGGTGATACAAGATTTAAATCTTTAGGGTATTGATTTCCCGCAAAATGACCACGTGAGAATAAGAAAGCTTTCGCTAACGGTAATCCGTGCCAGATTAATTGAGGAACATCACGATAACCAGGTAAGATGAAATCTTCTTGTTCTAAAGCGAAATGAGTCGCTAATTGTGAAGCTTCTTGGCCTGCTGTTGGCGCGTAAAAACCAAGACGTCCTTGTTTATTTAATGATGTAGAGCGTTGGTCTAACACACGTGTCCAAACCATACGTTCCATTAATTCCACCATTTTTTCGTCAGATAAATCAGGCATGTATTCTGGGTTTACAACTTCACCGTTTTCATTTAACACTTGAACTGGTTCAAATTGTTTAGCGATTGCTGCAAATTGTTTCTTTACATCGACAATAACTTTTTTTTGCTTAATTGCCATGTTACTCCACTCCTTTTTTAGGTAATTGTTACCAAATCAGTTGATAC comes from Brochothrix thermosphacta DSM 20171 = FSL F6-1036 and encodes:
- the pdhA gene encoding pyruvate dehydrogenase (acetyl-transferring) E1 component subunit alpha: MAIKQKKVIVDVKKQFAAIAKQFEPVQVLNENGEVVNPEYMPDLSDEKMVELMERMVWTRVLDQRSTSLNKQGRLGFYAPTAGQEASQLATHFALEQEDFILPGYRDVPQLIWHGLPLAKAFLFSRGHFAGNQYPKDLNLVSPQIIIGAQYVQTAGVALGIQKRGEKSVAITYTGDGGSSQGDFYEGINFASAFKSPAIFVIQNNGFAISVPRELQTAAPTLAQKAVAAGVPGVVVDGMDPLAVYAVTREARERAINGEGPTVIETLTYRFGPHTLAGDDPTRYRTKEMDEEWLLKDPIVRFRKFLESKNLWTVEQEEAVIERAKEEIKEAIKEADAIPKQKVTDLLNNMFEAPTSNIAEQIAIYTEKESK
- a CDS encoding alpha-ketoacid dehydrogenase subunit beta, translating into MAQMTMIQAITDALATELRNDENVLVFGEDVGNNGGVFRATENLQKEFGVDRVFDTPLAESAIGGLANGLAYKGFRPVAEIQFFGFVFEVFDQVAGQVARTRYRSGNTRNMPVVFRAPFGGGVHTPEMHADSLEGLMAQTPGLKVVIPSTPYEAKGLLISAIRDNDPVVFLEHMKLYRSFREDVPEGSYTVPLGKANIRREGTDITLIAYGAMVQESLKAAEDLEKEGISAEVIDLRTVSPIDTETLVTSIEKTNHVVVIQEAQKQAGVAAHVVAEINDRAILSLEAPVGRVTAADSVFPFAQAETAWLPNKTDIYNKAKEVLSF